A genomic region of Aspergillus oryzae RIB40 DNA, chromosome 1 contains the following coding sequences:
- a CDS encoding putative C6 transcription factor (predicted protein) → MTDSTPRDTRTSSLSSTEKKRTRVQLSCTACRSRKLKCCRTYPCTNCKKRGEALSCTFVGRGPRGRTSHGRTSPTLVQDRLQHLENLILSLTQKKSLAVNHDIHRPEEHDGPATNRTTDDRVTPRPPATSTGFEPKESPLDPSSKLVMENTGTSYIDGAHWTAILEEVSEFQCLHVICLVLMSHSQINGVREHLQESNDISDDEALDDGHLSTPSPTLLLGLNKTVSKEDLLADIPPRPVTDRLIAQFINSKEPVLMTANIYSSISQYNLFWSIPQAASLSWLAFLYAILTLSIAIQQRLREPLPVYLEDSRDIISTFRKRAAQCLVQSNYTQPGKYKVEALFYYTLGEFYRSNDAQVSVSFLLGITIRLAMRTGYHRDPRHFPSISAYEGEMRRRVWATMRQLDSLISFQVGLPRTIQDWQDDVELPRNICDEDFNEGTTHLPPSRPESELTTASYIRAKSRIMAVFGKISDLAYSREPVTYDEVLEIDRRLEEVYGLVPFNFRIRPVDQSFADPSDLILRRYTLELLYQKARCVLHRRYLGEVHSNLRYAYSRWVCMSASKEILRHQADLHHETQPGGILYRDRQFPNSLQNADYLLAAMIICLELSYDPPGEPTINSDVTVVIKGREDLLTSLETSHQIFEQSRRRSMDAQKAYAALTTMLRRVKKAGLSTAEPIKRLPAGNPDGQPVNTHTTPPPSYENLSVANAPYSVATSSEIPGLDVVEPPFISLDVIEGMLDAPSNIDWGPAQPSRNNSLWFPDPAFSGIGDSNSQK, encoded by the exons ATGACGGATTCCACTCCAAGAGACACTCGCACCTCTTCATTGTCATCCACCgagaaaaagagaacgaGAGTCCAGCTGTCTTGTACAGCCTGCAGAAGCCGGAA ACTTAAATGCTGTCGCACATATCCGTGCACGAACTGCAAGAAGAGAGGTGAAGCCCTCTCCTGCACCTTTGTCGGTCGGGGTCCTCGTGGGAGGACTTCGCATGGCCGGACGAGTCCAACTCTTGTCCAGGACCGTTTGCAGCATCTCGAGAATCTGATTCTATCCTTGACTCAGAAAAAGAGTCTGGCAGTAAACCATGATATTCATAGGCCAGAGGAACATGATGGGCCAGCTACGAACCGGACAACTGACGACCGAGTAACTCCAAGGCCGCCTGCTACCAGCACAGGCTTCGAGCCTAAGGAGTCCCCGCTGGACCCGTCTAGTAAGCTGGTAATGGAAAACACTGGAACGAGTTACATTGACGGTGCTCATTGGACTGCTATACTCGAGGAAGTCAGTGAATTCCAATGTCTCCATGTTATTTGTCTTGTGCTAATGAGTCACTCGCAGATTAACGGCGTTCGGGAACACTTGCAAGAAAGCAATGATATTTCAGATGACGAAGCACTCGACGACGGTCACCTCAGCACCCCCTCGCCAACTCTTCTCTTAGGATTGAACAAAACGGTGAGCAAAGAAGACTTATTAGCCGACATTCCGCCGCGGCCGGTGACAGATCGACTCATAGCACAATTCATCAATAGCAAAGAACCCGTGTTAA TGACTGCAAACATTTACTCATCTATTTCGCAGTATAATCTGTTCTGGTCAATACCACAGGCTGCATCTCTCTCGTGGCTAGCATTTTTGTATGCTATCCTCACCCTGTCAATTGCCATTCAACAACGTCTAAGGGAGCCCTTACCGGTCTACTTAGAGGACTCCCGGGACATTATTAGTACCTTCAGGAAGCGAGCCGCACAGTGCCTTGTCCAGTCAAATTACACACAGCCTGGAAAGTATAAGGTCGAGGCGCTTTTCTATTATACCTTAGGAGAGTTTTATCGAAGCAATGATGCCCAGGTCAGCGTATCCTTCCTCCTTGGGATCACTATTAGGTTAGCGATGCGGACGGGGTATCACCGTGACCCGCGGCATTTTCCCAGCATCTCCGCTTATGAAGGCGAAATGAGGAGACGTGTGTGGGCGACTATGCGTCAACTAGACAGCTTGATCTCGTTTCAAGTCGGTCTGCCACGGACGATACAGGACTGGCAAGATGATGTCGAGCTGCCGCGCAATATATGCGATGAAGACTTCAACGAAGGTACTACGCATCTGCCACCATCGCGACCGGAGTCTGAGCTCACCACTGCGTCCTATATTCGAGCGAAATCGAGAATCATGGCCGTGTTTGGCAAAATCTCTGATCTTGCGTATTCGCGGGAACCCGTGACCTACGACGAAGTTCTTGAAATTGACCGTCGGTTGGAGGAAGTCTATGGCCTTGTTCCTTTTAACTTTCGAATACGGCCAGTGGATCAATCATTCGCAGACCCATCGGACCTGATTCTCCGGCGATACACTTTGGAGCTATTGTATCAAAAAGCTCGCTGTGTCCTCCACCGACGTTACTTGGGTGAAGTCCATAGTAATCTCCGGTATGCATATTCGAGATGGGTTTGCATGAGTGCATCCAAGGAGATACTCCGTCATCAAGCAGACTTGCATCATGAAACTCAGCCCGGAGGAATCCTGTATCGAGACAGGCAGTTCCCAAATTCACTCCAGAATGCTGACTACCTGCTTGCTGCGATGATCATCTGTCTAGAGTTGTCCTATGATCCTCCGGGGGAGCCGACCATCAACAGCGATGTAACGGTCGTTATCAAAGGCCGCGAAGACCTTCTAACTAGCTTAGAAACGTCCCATCAAATTTTTGAGCAAAGTCGCCGACGATCGATGGATGCACAAAAAGCATATGCTGCGTTGACAACTATGCTTCGAAGGGTTAAGAAAGCGGGTTTGAGCACAGCAGAGCCGATTAAACGACTGCCAGCTGGCAACCCAGATGGCCAACCGGTTAATACGCACACCA CTCCGCCTCCCTCGTATGAAAATTTGAGCGTGGCAAACGCACCATACTCCGTTGCTACCTCGAGCGAAATACCTGGGCTGGATGTGGTAGAACCTCCTTTTATATCGTTGGACGTGATCGAAGGGATGCTTGATGCTCCTTCGAATATCGACTGG GGTCCCGCACAGCCGTCAAGGAACAACAGCCTCTGGTTTCCTGACCCTGCGTTTAGTGGCATCGGAGATAGCAATTCGCAGAAGTGA
- a CDS encoding hydroxyacyl-thioester dehydratase HTD2 (predicted protein) has protein sequence MSLSSAVQGARHSNQNLFRGCSSFRRFSVHHCRRSVADSSATSIAASFLSRFQSLGPQTRSQFLDANQLQLLSLTLNRPSLYPDTPSLSNASTSIPAGTPLPPGYHLVYFTPAFLEDELGADGTDASYNPETPFTRRMWAGGEVHWPRAADGSPNPLLVGQEVQETTRVLSAEPKVVRKTGEEMIVVGVEKEFRNEHGVAVIDRRNWVFRKALAVPSVSSKTTNNPAPLPSAPASSSTVSTAKTHIRTLRQTAVTLFRFSALTFNPHKIHYSTPWAQQMEGHRDIVVHGPLNLISILDLWRDTRSNKSDPASMLPESITYRATSPLYAEDKYQIVLDEEEGLGVGAVQILAPGGQVAMKAEVRSAK, from the exons ATGTCACTCTCTTCAGCTGTACAGGGGGCCAGGCATTCCAACCAGAACCTGTTTCGAGGGTGCTCTTCGTTCCGTCGCTTCTCAGTACACCATTGTCGACGTTCAGTGGCCGATTCCTCCGCCACATCCATTGCAGCATCATTCTTGTCGCGCTTCCAGTCCCTGGGACCGCAAACTCGCTCACAATTTCTTGACGCCAATCAGCTGCAGCTTTTGTCACTCACATTGAACCGTCCATCTCTATATCCTGACACCCCATCGTTGAGCAATGCTTCAACCTCAATACCTGCAGGCACGCCCCTTCCGCCAGGCTATCACTTAGTTTACTTCACTCCTGCGtttctggaagatgaatTAGGTGCGGACGGTACTGACGCCTCTTACAACCCAGAGACTCCATTCACCCGGCGCATGTGGGCAGGCGGCGAGGTGCACTGGCCGCGTGCCGCAGATGGGAGCCCTAACCCATTGCTTGTGGGTCAAGAAGTGCAAGAAACTACGAGAGTACTAAGTGCCGAGCCCAAGGTTGTACGTAAGACCGGAGAGGAAATGATCGTAGTGGGCGTAGAGAAGGAGTTTCGCAACGAGCATGGCGTGGCTGTTATTGATCGTCG GAACTGGGTCTTCCGTAAAGCACTAGCTGTGCCATCTGTATCTTCTAAGACAACAAATAACCCGGCGCCATTGCCTTCGGCACCAGCCTCCTCGTCAACTGTCTCAACGGCTAAGACTCACATCCGTACCTTGAGACAGACAGCCGTTACTCTTTTTCGGTTTTCGGCGTTGACTTTCAACCCTCACAAGATCCACTATTCGACTCCATGGGCCCAGCAGATGGAGGGACATAGGGATATCGTCGTCCACGGCCCACTTAACTTGATCTCGATCTTGGATCTCTGGAGAGACACACGGTCAAACAAGAGTGACCCTGCTTCGATGCTCCCAGAGAGCATTACGTACCGGGCGACGAGTCCTTTATACGCAGAGGACAAGTACCAGATTGTGctcgatgaggaggagggacTTGGTGTAGGGGCAGTGCAAATTCTTGCTCCTGGCGGACAAGTTGCGATGAAGGCCGAAGTCAGGTCGGCTAAATGA